CGCGTCCTCCGGGCTCGACGTGCCGGTGACCGCCTTGGTGAACTGGAGCTTGAGGGGCTCGAAGAGGGAGCCGTTCTCCGGGATCCAGGCGCGCTCGACGGCCTTGTCGACGGCGGGCTTGAAGAACGCGACCATCTCGTTGCCCTTGACCTCCGGCGTCTCGTAGGCGGCGGTGCGGGTCGGGAGCAGGCTCAGTTCCTTGGTGGCCTGGACCTGGACTTCCTGGGAGGTCATGTACTCGACGAAGGCGTGCGCGGCGGTGCGGTTCTTGGAACCGGCGTAGACGGCCAGGTCGTGGCCGCCCTGCGGGGCGCCCGCCTTGACGGAGCCGGCCGGGACCGCGCTGATGCCGAGGTTGGTCTTGTCGGTGAACTGGGCGCCGGAGTAGGTGTCCTTGACCGCCCACGGGCCGTTGACCATCATCGCGACCTCGCCCGACTTGAAGGCGGTCTGCATGTTGTCGTAGCCGTCGGTGGCGTTGGTGACCGCCGCGCCGGAGGTGATCAGGTCGCGGGCGTCCTTGAAGGCCTTGATGCCCGCCGCGTTGTCGATGGTGACCGTCTTGGTCTTGGCGTCGACGAGGTCGCCGCCCTCTCCGTAGATGAAGGGGAGGGACCAGTAGGAGTCGTCGCCGCGCAGGTAGAGGCCGGTCTTGCCGGTCTTCGCCTTGATCGCGGCGGCGGCGGTCTTGAGCTCTTCGAGGTTGGTCGGGGGCTTGACGCCCGCGTCCGCCAGCATCTTCTTGTTGTAGAAGAGGCCGAGGGAGTCGATGACCTGCGGGACGGCGTAGAGCTGGCTCTCGTACTTGCCGCTGGCCGCGGCCTGGGGCAGGAACTCGGCGTCGACCTTCTTGGCCGCGTCGGCGGGGACCTTGTCCAGGTAGCCGAGCGAGGCGAAGTCGGCGACCCAGCCCACGTCGGCGCGGATGACGTCGGGGGCCTCGGCGCCGCTGCTGAAGGCGTTCTTGACCTTGTTCTGCGCGTCGCCGTACGGAACGTTGACGTACTTGACGGTCACCTTCGGGTGCTGGGCGGTGAACGCCTCGGCGATCTTCTGGAAGGTGGCCTTCTCCGTGTCGTTGGAGGTGTCCCACCAGGTGACCGTGCCGGAGATCTCGCCACCGGCGTTGTCGCCGCCGTTGTCGTTCTTGTCGCCGCCGCAAGCCGTCGCCGCGAGCGCCAGAGCCGCGACCAGCGCGGTGGCCGCTATGCCACGCCGCATATGAACTCCTTCGATGATCCCGGCCGCGCCCTCGCGGTCCCGAGTTGCCAGGAACGTAACAAGCCTGAAAGCCGACCGAAAGACCTTGCGGCAATTTTCTGCAAGACCTGGTGATCGTTACATCTGCGTGTCCGTACGGTTGCCGCAGCTTGCTGTTAGTTCGAACCGTCTTCGGGTGAACAGGCCCGCAACCAGGCGCCCGGTCCGGACGTTGACCCCGATATGACCCATGAGCTGACCGCCTCGCGGCTTGCAAGCGCTTCCAGCAACGTCACCGCGAGCGGCGGCTGGTGGCGCGATGCCGTCATCTATCAGGTGTACGTACGGTCCTTCGGAGACAGCGACGGGGACGGCGTCGGCGACCTGCGCGGGGTCCGCGAGCGGCTCCCGCACCTGGCCCGGCTCGGGGTGGACGCCGTCTGGCTCACCCCCTTCTACGTGTCCCCGCAGGCGGACGGCGGCTACGACGTCGCCGACTACCGGGCCGTGGACCCCCTCTTCGGCGACCTCTCCGACGCGGACGACCTCGTCCGGGCCGCCCACGCGCTGGGGCTGCGGGTGATCGTGGACGTGGTGCCGAACCACACCTCCGAGCGGCACCCCTGGTTCCGGGCGGCGCTCGCCGGGGCGCCCGGCGGGCCGGAGCGGGCGCGCTACCACTTCCGGCCGGGGCGCGGGGCGGGCGGGGAGCTGCCGCCGAACGACTGGGAGTCGATCTTCGGCGGGCCGGCCTGGACCCGGGTCGCGGACGGCTCCGGCGGCTCCGATGGGGAGTGGTACCTGCACCTCTTCGCCCGCGAGCAGCCCGATCTGAACTGGGAGCACCCCGGGGTGCGGGAGGAGTTCGACTCCGTCCTGCGGTTCTGGCTGGACCTGGGGGTGGACGGCTTCCGGATCGACGTCGCGCACGGCATGGTCAAGGCGGCCGGGCTGCCGGACCTCGGGCGCGGGGCGCAGGCCACCCTGATCGGCACCGAGCCGCTCCCCTTCTTCGACCAGGACGGGGTGCACGAGATCCACCGCTCCTGGCGCCGGCTGCTCGATACGTACGAGGGCCAGCGGATCGGGGTCGCCGAGGCGTGGGCGCCGACCTCCGAGCGCCTCGCCCTGTACGTGCGGCCCGACGAGCTGCACCAGGCCTTCAACTTCCGGTTCCTCAAGTGCCCCTGGGACGCGGTGGCGATGCGGACGGTCATCGACGAGTCCCTGGCCGCCACCGCCTCCGTCGGCGCTCCGACGACGTGGGTGCTGTCGAATCACGATGTGGTGCGGCATGTGACGCGGTACGGGGGCGGGGCGCGGGGGCTGGCGCGTGCGCGGGCGGCGGCGTTGCTGATGCTGGCGTTGCCGGGGTCGGCGTACGTCTATCAGGGGGAGGAGCTGGGTCTGCCCGAGGTCGTCGACCTGCCGGACTGGGTGCGGCAGGATCCGGCGTTCTCGCGCAGCGCGGGGCAGGACGGGCTCAGGGACGGGTGCCGGGTGCCGATTCCGTGGTCGGGTGAGGTGGCTCCGTACGGGTTCGGGAGCGGCGGGAGCTGGCTGCCGCAGCCGGTGGAGTGGGCGGGGCTGAGCGTGGCCGCGCAGACCGGCGACCCGCACTCCACCCTGGAGCTGTACCGGGCGGCCATCGAGCTGCGCCGGGCCATCCCGGGCCTGGGTGCGGCGGAGCCCGGCCGGACCGGGATGCGGTGGCTGCCCGGGCCCGACGGGGTGCTCCTCTTCACCCGTCCCGGGTTCGTCTGCACCCTCAACACCCGCCCTTCGCCGGTCGAGCTTCCGGCGCCCGGAAGGCCCGTACTGTCCAGTTCGCCGGTGGAGACGGACGGGCGCACCGTCGTGCTTCCCGCCGATACGTGCACGTGGTGGGCAATGTGACGTGCGACCGGTACAGTCCACTCCCATGACCGCGCGGCTTGCCGACATCGCAGCTCAGGCGGGGGTCAGCGAAGCCACAGTCAGCCGGGTCCTCAACGGCAAGCCCGGTGTGGCCGCGGGCACCCGTGAATCCGTGCTGGCCGCGCTCGACGTCCTCGGGTACGAGCGTCCCGTGCGGCTGCGTCAACGCAGCGCCGGTCTCGTCGGGCTGATAACGCCCGAGCTGGACAACCCCATCTTCCCCGCGCTCGCGCAGGTCATCGGTCAGGCCCTCACCCGGCAGGGGTACACGCCGGTGCTGGCCACCCAGACGCCCGGCGGATCCACCGAGGACGAGCTGACCGAAATGCTCGTGGACCGCGGGGTCTCGGGCATCATCTTCGTCTCCGGACTGCACGCGGACACCACCGCCGACATGGGGCGCTACGACCAACTCCGCGGCCAGGGCGTCCCGTACGTCCTCATCAACGGCTTCTCCGACAAGGTGCAGGCCCCCTTCGTCTCCCCCGACGACCGGGCCGCCATGCAGCTCGCGGTGACCCACCTGACGGCCCTCGGCCACACCCGGATCGGGCTGGCCGTCGGGCCCAAGCGGTTCGTGCCGGTGCTCCGCAAGATCGAGGGCTTCCGCCTGGGCATGCGCGAGCGGCTGGGGCTGGACGAGGCCGCGACCGAGGAGCTGATCCAGCACTCGCTGTACACGCTGGAGGGCGGGCAGGCCGCGGCCGGCGCGCTCATCGCCCGCGGCTGCACGGCCATCGTGTGCGCCAGCGACATGATGGCGCTCGGCGCCGTACGGGCCGCCCGGCAGCAGGGGCTGCGGGTGCCGCAGGACGTGTCGGTGGTCGGCTTCGACGACTCGCCGCTCATAGCGTTCACCGATCCGCCGCTGACCACCATCCGGCAGCCGGTCCAGGCGATGGGGCAGGCCGCCGTGCGGACCCTGCTGGAGGAGATCGGCGGGACTCCCGCGCCGCACAGCGAGTTCGTTTTCCTGCCGGAGCTGGTAGTGCGCGGGTCGACGGCCTCCGGCCCGGCCCGCCGCTAGCCCTGACTGACCCTGACCTGCCCTGACCTGCCCTGACCTGTGGTTTTCTCGTACGCGATCGTCCGTAGGGCGGAGCCCGTGCGAGGAAGACCGTACCGGGGGATGATCGGGGCACGAGCGCGATCTGACAGACTCTTTTCCCATGGGTGAAGTGAGCGTGAAGACACTGGATACCAGGACGGACGTCTCGTCACCCGCCGTGTCCGAAGGCGGGACCGTGTCCCCCGGCGGATCCACGAGATCCCCGCGCGGGCTCCTGGACCGGCTGCGCGCGCCGCGCCGGCCGCGGATCTGGTTCGAGGTCCTGCTGATCGCGCTGAGCTACTGGACGTACTCGCTGATCCGCAACTCGGTGCCCGAGGAGAAGGCGGCGGCGCTCGCGAACGCCGACTGGATCTGGGACATCGAGAACACCCTCGGCATCGCCGTGGAGCGGAGCGTCAACCACGCCGTCGACTCGGTGACGTGGCTGATCGTCGGCATGAACTACTACTACGCCACCTTGCACTTCATCGTGACGATCGGCGTGCTGGTGTGGATCTACCGGTTCCATCCGGGGCGGTACGCCGCCGCCCGCCTGGTCCTCTTCGCCACCACCGGGGTGGCCCTGGTCGGCTACTACCTGTTCCCGCTCGCACCGCCCCGGCTGATGAACGGCAGTACGTTCATCGACACCGTGCTCAAGCACCGGACCTGGGGTTCCATGGCCTCCGGCGACCTCAAGCACATGTCGAACCAGTACGCGGCGATGCCGTCCATGCACATAGGGTGGTCGCTCTGGTGCGGGCTGACGGTCTTCGCCGTCGCCTCGGCGCCGTGGGCCCGGATCCTGGGCCTCCTCTACCCCGCGGCGACGCTCGTCGTCATCGTGGCGACCGCCAACCACTTCTGGCTGGACGCCGCGGGCGGCGCGCTCTGCCTGGTCTTCGGCTACCTCGTCTCCC
This is a stretch of genomic DNA from Streptomyces sp. NBC_00536. It encodes these proteins:
- a CDS encoding extracellular solute-binding protein, with translation MRRGIAATALVAALALAATACGGDKNDNGGDNAGGEISGTVTWWDTSNDTEKATFQKIAEAFTAQHPKVTVKYVNVPYGDAQNKVKNAFSSGAEAPDVIRADVGWVADFASLGYLDKVPADAAKKVDAEFLPQAAASGKYESQLYAVPQVIDSLGLFYNKKMLADAGVKPPTNLEELKTAAAAIKAKTGKTGLYLRGDDSYWSLPFIYGEGGDLVDAKTKTVTIDNAAGIKAFKDARDLITSGAAVTNATDGYDNMQTAFKSGEVAMMVNGPWAVKDTYSGAQFTDKTNLGISAVPAGSVKAGAPQGGHDLAVYAGSKNRTAAHAFVEYMTSQEVQVQATKELSLLPTRTAAYETPEVKGNEMVAFFKPAVDKAVERAWIPENGSLFEPLKLQFTKAVTGTSSPEDAAKATGVEFRKILKGWK
- a CDS encoding glycoside hydrolase family 13 protein, with protein sequence MTHELTASRLASASSNVTASGGWWRDAVIYQVYVRSFGDSDGDGVGDLRGVRERLPHLARLGVDAVWLTPFYVSPQADGGYDVADYRAVDPLFGDLSDADDLVRAAHALGLRVIVDVVPNHTSERHPWFRAALAGAPGGPERARYHFRPGRGAGGELPPNDWESIFGGPAWTRVADGSGGSDGEWYLHLFAREQPDLNWEHPGVREEFDSVLRFWLDLGVDGFRIDVAHGMVKAAGLPDLGRGAQATLIGTEPLPFFDQDGVHEIHRSWRRLLDTYEGQRIGVAEAWAPTSERLALYVRPDELHQAFNFRFLKCPWDAVAMRTVIDESLAATASVGAPTTWVLSNHDVVRHVTRYGGGARGLARARAAALLMLALPGSAYVYQGEELGLPEVVDLPDWVRQDPAFSRSAGQDGLRDGCRVPIPWSGEVAPYGFGSGGSWLPQPVEWAGLSVAAQTGDPHSTLELYRAAIELRRAIPGLGAAEPGRTGMRWLPGPDGVLLFTRPGFVCTLNTRPSPVELPAPGRPVLSSSPVETDGRTVVLPADTCTWWAM
- a CDS encoding LacI family DNA-binding transcriptional regulator; this translates as MTARLADIAAQAGVSEATVSRVLNGKPGVAAGTRESVLAALDVLGYERPVRLRQRSAGLVGLITPELDNPIFPALAQVIGQALTRQGYTPVLATQTPGGSTEDELTEMLVDRGVSGIIFVSGLHADTTADMGRYDQLRGQGVPYVLINGFSDKVQAPFVSPDDRAAMQLAVTHLTALGHTRIGLAVGPKRFVPVLRKIEGFRLGMRERLGLDEAATEELIQHSLYTLEGGQAAAGALIARGCTAIVCASDMMALGAVRAARQQGLRVPQDVSVVGFDDSPLIAFTDPPLTTIRQPVQAMGQAAVRTLLEEIGGTPAPHSEFVFLPELVVRGSTASGPARR
- a CDS encoding phosphatase PAP2 family protein, giving the protein MGEVSVKTLDTRTDVSSPAVSEGGTVSPGGSTRSPRGLLDRLRAPRRPRIWFEVLLIALSYWTYSLIRNSVPEEKAAALANADWIWDIENTLGIAVERSVNHAVDSVTWLIVGMNYYYATLHFIVTIGVLVWIYRFHPGRYAAARLVLFATTGVALVGYYLFPLAPPRLMNGSTFIDTVLKHRTWGSMASGDLKHMSNQYAAMPSMHIGWSLWCGLTVFAVASAPWARILGLLYPAATLVVIVATANHFWLDAAGGALCLVFGYLVSRTWYGSLPHRLPRHPLHTGPHPASAALLRRVRRARSRA